The segment TTCTTCATCTCGGCAGCTGCATCCATGGCGTCTACACGATAGACCTGAATGTCTTTGCGTTTGATTTCCGTATGAATACCATATCCGTCATAAATCAGGATACCGCCCGGTTTTACTTTGCTTTCGAATTTGTCGAGTGAAGGCTGGTTGAGGATGATGGCGATGTCATATTCATTCAGAATAGGCGAACTGATCGGGTCATCACTCAAAATCACGGTCACATTGGCGGTTCCGCCTCGCTGTTCGGGTCCGTATGAAGGCATCCAGGTTACTTCCTTGCCTTCCATCAGTCCGGAATAAGCCAGAATCTTACCCATCGACAAGACGCCCTGACCACCAAATCCTGCTATAATTATTTCGTGTTTCATTTCCTTTCCGTTTATTATTCCACATTCTTTAAATCACCCAACGGATAGAAGGGGAACATGTTTTCTTCCATCCACTTGTTGGCTTGCTCGGGCGTCATTTTCCATCCCGAAGAGCAGGTCGAAACGAATTCGACCACCGAAGTTCCCTTGCCGGCCATCGAGTTCTCGAATGCCTTGCGCAGCATCTTCTTGGCTTTGCGTACGGCA is part of the Parabacteroides sp. AD58 genome and harbors:
- a CDS encoding 2-oxoacid:acceptor oxidoreductase family protein — its product is MKHEIIIAGFGGQGVLSMGKILAYSGLMEGKEVTWMPSYGPEQRGGTANVTVILSDDPISSPILNEYDIAIILNQPSLDKFESKVKPGGILIYDGYGIHTEIKRKDIQVYRVDAMDAAAEMKNAKAFNMLILGGLLKVVPMVKMENVLLGLKKSLPERHHNLIPMNEAAIRKGMEIIQKV